In a single window of the Necator americanus strain Aroian chromosome X, whole genome shotgun sequence genome:
- a CDS encoding hypothetical protein (NECATOR_CHRX.G23597.T1), translating to MATGERGSNLSLLRTSLVLDQGDPRMTRHGDCLRLCTYKARTVSTAADLHAFLGAAERIKFHVIALQETKCRRSDVRQMNDGTLVSRGEKVPSRNVGGAGFVVHPSVVHLVDYHEILSPHLDIFHLRSLRQKPISIINCYSPTSAVGDSEMDAFYEELEEVIHNEKSFYKFVVGDFNAKLGKAIEGKYRIRRFGLGDRNENGNRLAGLLSAARLFHANSLFMKKDHRRWTWEWPNGATSAEIGHILTNRRWSLLVSVVPSFCSGSDHRLLRAKIRLSHTMEKNICYLQRRRKEVVYDDCVLEDSLSQGDWHIEEDPKVDYEMLLRGLRACAERASKPRTTNMDRISKTTKELLERRRALRLDPNASHIERPIIPTGETPPRILPSEVRVAIKSMKPGTAPGPDFISADFLRKERIPDQWKTSRTVLIHKKSDREDLRNYRPICLLSVLYKTVSRVSKACREYRPPLDYKKSFDSVETKATLLALIDQGVYASYVRTLANCYDRRTTRIQLFYHPLAIPIGKEVRRGDTISPKLFTAALQWIMKSLSWEERGIRVDGRFLSNLRFADDIVLFSSSTNEAETMLNELNEAGKRIGLRINRKKTQFMKNAYCEDGGVQLEGSQIVETPSYVYLGRSMNMENDLKEKLNRRTRAERAAFASVREATDQLTDQDLRAHLFDSTVLPALCYAAETWADTAATSRKLLTTHRAPERCLLKFNRRTQHLAGLRSFDLKGMSCLHDPAEYVSKAKHRWAGHIIRRIDDRWTKRTLERIPRDAKRPRGDRQRNGMTCSLHGWTS from the exons atggcgaccggtgagaggggATCAAATCTCAgtttgctcaggacgtcattggtTCTGGACCAAGGTGACCCACGCATGACTCGCCACGGAGACTGTCtgagactgtgtacttacaaagcgagaacagtgtccacagccgctgacctgcatgcctttctcggagctgcagagcgtatcaaatttcacgtgattgctctgcaggagaccaagtgcagaaggagcgacgtacgacagatgaatgacggtacactcgtcagtcgtggagagaaggttccgtcgcgaaatgtaggcggtgctggttttgttgtgcacccatctgtcgtccatcttgtcgattatcacgagatcctgtcacctcatCTGGATATTTTTCACCTCCGctctctgcgccaaaaacccatcagtatcataaactgctactcaccaacatcagcagttgGTGATTCCGAAATGGACGCCTTTTACGAGGAactggaggaagtgatccacaacgagaagtccttctacaaattcgttgtcggagacttcaacgcaaaactaggaaaggccataGAAGGGAAATACAGGATtagaagatttggactaggggaccggaatgaaaatggcaatcgccttgccgggctgttgtccgccgctcgcctttTTCATgcgaactctcttttcatgaaaaaagatcatcgtcggtggacatgggaatggcccaatggcgcgactagTGCGGAGATCggccacatactcaccaaccggaggtggagTCTActcgtctcagtagtaccatccttttgtagtggttctgatcaccgtctccttcgtgcgaaaatacgacttagccacacgatggaaaagaacatttgctacctgcaacgaaggagaaaagaagtcgtctacgacgattgcgtactcgaggactccttgtcccaaggtgactggcatatcgaggaggacccaaaggtggactacgagatgctgctcagaggattacgagcctgtgctgaacgtgcctcgaagccgcgcacgacaaacatggatcgaatttcgaagaccaccaaggaattgttggaaagaagaagggctttgaggcttgatccgaatgcatcgcacattgagcg cccaatcatccccactggcgaaactccaccacggattcttccttcggaagtacgagttgctatcaagagcatgaaacctggtacagcccccggacctgattttatatcagcagactttcttcgg aaagaaaggatcccagaccagtggaagacatcgcgaaccgttcttatccataagaaaagtgaccgagaggaccttcggaactaccgtccgatatgcttgctgagcgtgttatacaaa accgtgtcgagggtctcAAAAgcttgccgggaataccgcccgCCCCTTGACTACAAGAAatccttcgacagcgtagaaacgaaagCAACGCTGTTAGCGCTGATCGATCAAGGTGTgtacgcgtcgtatgtgaggacattagccaattgctacgatcgacgcacaactaggatacagcttttctaCCACCCTCTcgccatacccattggaaaggagGTACGAcgaggcgatactatatcgccgaagctgttcacggctgcattgcaatggataatgaaatcactatcctgggaagaaaggggcatacgtgttgatggaagatttctctcgaaccttcgtttcgcggacgacatcgttctcttttcaagcagtaccaatgaagcagaaacgatgctcaacgaattgaacgaagcagggaagagaataggactacgaataaacagaaagaagacacagttcatgaagaacgcctactgcgaggacggaggagtacaacttgaaggctcccaaatcgtggaaactccgtcatacgtatacctcggacgttctatgaacatggaaaacgacttaaaggaaaaactgaatagaagaacgaGAGCAGAACGGGCAGCATTCGCatccgtcagggaagctacggaccaactgacggaccaagatcttcgtgcccatctgttcgactcgacagtccttccagcgctctgttacgcagcggagacgtgggcagacaccgcggccacgtctaggaagctacttactacccacagagcgcctgagagatgtctcctgaagtttaaccggcgcacacaacaccttgccggtcttcgtagcttcGACTTAAAAGGAATGTCCTGTCTTcacgacccagcggaatatgtatcgaaagcaaaacatagatgggccggtcacatcataagaagaatcgacgatagatggaccaaaagaacgctagagcggatcccaagagatgctaaacgccctcgaggggaCCGCCAACGAAATGGgatgacgtgttcgctgcacggatggaccagctga